The following nucleotide sequence is from Populus trichocarpa isolate Nisqually-1 chromosome 11, P.trichocarpa_v4.1, whole genome shotgun sequence.
ACATTTTGGCAACTCTTGTACAAAAAGCATGCAACCACAGAAGAGTAGGAGAAGAGTAGCAGAATATGCAGGCATAGCATATTCTCTTCAATTCGATACAAAATCCTCAATAACATAACAGATGTCCATTTATGTAGAACATGTAACAAAGGTACCGTGAGAAGGCAACatgataaaaagagaaaatataattagagGAACCGTTACAAAAATCACAGAAATGTAATTCTAAAATTACTGCCATCAGCTAAAAAcctcataaaatttctcaatgACAAGTAAACCTGAGTCAATTGACTCCAATGGATCCTTCCGAAGACGATGTCTCAAACAATTGGGGATGACAGTAGCAATATCTTCTGCGGTTACTTGATCCCTACCCTTCAGGGCAGCGAGGGATTTTGCAGCTCTATTTGTCACGATGTCTCCTCTCAATCCATCAACATTAAGCTCTGCACAAACCTTAGAGATTTTAACCTTCAGATCATGATCTATCTGTACAGATGAAAGACAAGCCCTAGCTGAGGCAATTTGTTGCCGGAGTTTCTCTTGCTCTGCCTTGTAAGAATGACGAAATTCCTTTGGATTTTTGTCAAATCGAGCTCTCTCTTCCACGATTTTCACTCTGAGCTCCGCATCCCTTACAGTCCCCACTTGTGCATGCATTCCAAATCTATCTAGTAGCTGTGGCCTTAGCTCTCCTTCTTCAGGATTACCAGAACCAATCAAAATAAACCTTGCAGGATGTGAAATCGAAATACCCTCTCTCTCCACTGTGTTCCACCCTGAAGCAGCAGAATCTAATAGAACATCCACTAAGTGATCATCCAAAAGATTAACTTCATCAACATAAAGAATCCCTCTATTAGCTTTAGCAAGAAGACCAGGCTCAAATGCCTTTACCCCCTCGGTGAGAGCCTTTTCGATGTCAATTGTCCCACAAACCCTATCCTCCGTTGCTCCCAATGGCAAATCGACCATGTTAATTTTGGTCATGACAACAGTGAGATTCTCCCCTTTCACGACACTCTCCCTGACTTCAATACCCATGGACTCTGGATCTTCTGGATCTGAATTATAGGGGTCACCAGCAACTACCTTAATTTCAGGAAGTAAATCAACCAAGGACCTAACAGTCGTGGACTTCCCCGTTCCTCTATCACCCATGATCATGACACCTCCAATCTTGGGATCAATCACATTTAACAAAAGGCATAATTTCATCTCATCTTGCCCTACTATTGCAGCAAATGGATACACTGGTCTCTGGTTTTCTTTCGAAGCAAGCTTCTGGGCCTATCAAAAGTACGGCAATTCATATAACCTTGCTAAGCACATTCTCTTCAACATAATGCTTTCTTCTAGAAGTATAATTTTCACTTTCACCAAGCCTTATCATAGGAGATCaactaattaacaaaattaatctttcaaataaaCATGTAAATTAAACCAAGTtctcaaatcttattcaaacacTTCACAACTTTTcgacataataaaatataaaactaagaaaagaaatgaacaaCAAAGTTCTAATCTGATCTCAATATAGCATATGATAACAGGAATTAATTTGGAAATGAAAAGGCAAGAATAGAAAAGCTTACCTCCTCAACAGAGCCAATGTCTGTTGCAACACAGGCGACTGCAACATGAAACTGAGGCCTCCCTTTCTTACCCACAAGACCAATCCCTCCATAAGACTCCCTCCCAAAACTCAGCCCTGCAAAAACCCACCAGCTATCTCAactaaaaaccataaaaaactcACAAACTGTAGAATCTAATCACAAAGAGATCATAAGAAAAAGAGGTGGGTCAACCCCAAATGCACTTAAATcttgaaatataaagaaaagtttCTGAATTTTGAAGAGGAAAACTGAAGCGGGGTTTAATGTACCTGAGGAGgttaaagagagagaaggaatgGAAGGTTTGGAGAAGGGTCTATATGCCAAAATTGCAGCGGAAGAAGTTCCTAGTATAGTTGCCATTTGCAACTGAATTTTGGACTACTACTGTGATTGTGTTGTGTTTTATTGGACCTTTTACCGCAGCAGCTTCACATTTGGTTTTCTATTGGTCTGTTAGGTTGACGATAAGAGGATACATAGATTCAGGCATATCTACTTTGCTCCTCAGAGGCCTCTGCTTTGTCAGTCagcagaatattttttttcccttcattctgaaggaaaaacagaaaaggaaaagaaaagaaaagaaaagaagttgaaTTTTGCTGATTTATGAAAAAGAATTCCCAAAGAAAAGGTGTTGAGAGTAATCTGAATTTGTATAGTTTATTTCATCCTCagaattttaatgtatttagcTTTGCCTCTTCTATTTCTTAATTCGTATTTTATACCCATTTATACACATTAATTTATGCTGCTGCtatattttaagaaatgttttgataattaattaaaatttttgttatgatattaGTTCATGGTAgcaatttttcaattcaaaatcagaagttataataattagatgatatgaatttatttctttttttttctagttatattATAACCTCAATTAAATATTCTATCCATCcaataagtttaataatatatatattcaaaattactcattttttattaaatcaaactaCCACTGAttactaataattaatatttcaagagacatttttttcattttgttaacgttgtttataaaaaatgcattgaacaaATATAGttattatacaattttttattttatttttattggggTAGAGATCTTGAATAAGAAAGACAACCTTTGAATTGTATTTGTACCGGCTATAATTAAAGCCTGTTTAAGATTGTGATAATAGTTgcggtttaaaatgtttttacttagaaatatattaaataattttttttattttttaaaaatcatttttaataccaacgcatcaaaacgatctaaaaatattaattttaaacaaaacaattttaattttttaaaaatataagtcgTATCACGTTTACACTCTAAACTTTAAAGCTCAAGTAcactacaatttttttaaaagaaatcaaacaagCCAACTACTTGGTTTAGTTACTTTAGTATAAGTTTGAGTTACCATCAATCAACAGAACTAAACGGCATGTCGTGTGAACCTTCTCAATTACTCCATGAACGACGTGTTGTCAAAGTATTCTTCCACGTGTCACCATCAGACGTGAGAAGGAAGTAAAGATCCAGCCGTTCATGCAAAATGTAGTCAGACGGGCGTTAGTCGTCGCTCGTTCATTCCCGCCTATTCGATGTCCAACCCCTTATAAAGACCAGGCACATTCAAAAGGCTGAAAAATTTTCGCTCAACGGAGACTCCAGGTTCCGCTCTCTAATCTCAAAATCCGTTAATATTTTCTCGCGAACCAAACATCAaggcatctctctctctct
It contains:
- the LOC7472323 gene encoding magnesium-chelatase subunit ChlI, chloroplastic, producing MATILGTSSAAILAYRPFSKPSIPSLSLTSSGLSFGRESYGGIGLVGKKGRPQFHVAVACVATDIGSVEEAQKLASKENQRPVYPFAAIVGQDEMKLCLLLNVIDPKIGGVMIMGDRGTGKSTTVRSLVDLLPEIKVVAGDPYNSDPEDPESMGIEVRESVVKGENLTVVMTKINMVDLPLGATEDRVCGTIDIEKALTEGVKAFEPGLLAKANRGILYVDEVNLLDDHLVDVLLDSAASGWNTVEREGISISHPARFILIGSGNPEEGELRPQLLDRFGMHAQVGTVRDAELRVKIVEERARFDKNPKEFRHSYKAEQEKLRQQIASARACLSSVQIDHDLKVKISKVCAELNVDGLRGDIVTNRAAKSLAALKGRDQVTAEDIATVIPNCLRHRLRKDPLESIDSGLLVIEKFYEVFS